In a single window of the Tribolium castaneum strain GA2 chromosome 8, icTriCast1.1, whole genome shotgun sequence genome:
- the Zyx gene encoding lipoma-preferred partner homolog isoform X1 — MNDLDKQLAELALINKAELPPNPKKIGPAVPPKPKKTQPQIPQSYPLKQPLEPSYSSRLQTSQLYSNLPPQNTYANLPRPQIKTTNLTPKPYTKPDHVTYSNIQVGQSRNADGLIYSNLVHPPREGNVYSNVSQGAYANGEDLPPPPPPLDLTANLGEYAPCTINTNLPPPPEDLLPPPSPVSSSYSELRRATQPGAQEFNYSLGSQYADSDSLYGYGAMSQSSSTYESIYEPINPRPPSQMSSRSNYSLYAPYVSGNSSTMTGPSQSASRMEVNKLQEVDSLTDLLVQGMDNEQDQDVYGVCVKCGEKIIGENSGCTAMDQLYHTKCFTCHHCAINLQGKPFYALDGKPYCEEDYLNTLEKCCVCQKPILDRILRATGKPYHPKCFCCVVCGKSLDGIPFTVDATNRVHCIEDFHKIFAPRCWVCKQPIMPEPGEEETVRVVALDHSFHIQCYKCEDCGLVLSSEAEGRGCYPLDDHVLCKSCNAKRVQTLTNHMTTEL; from the exons ATGAACGACTTGGACAAACAATTGGCCGAATTGGCCCTAATCAACAAAGCCGAACTGCCTCCGAACCCCAAGAAAATCGGGCCAGCTGTGCCTCCCAAGCCCAAAAAGACCCAACCTCAG ATACCTCAATCATACCCCCTTAAACAACCCCTCGAACCGTCTTACTCCTCCCGCCTCCAAACCTCCCAACTCTACTCGAACCTCCCGCCGCAAAACACCTACGCGAATTTGCCACGCCCCCAAATTAAAACGACCAATCTAACGCCGAAACCGTACACTAAACCCGATCACGTGACCTATAGTAACATTCAAGTGGGCCAATCGCGCAACGCTGATGGCTTGATTTACAGTAATTTGGTCCACCCACCACGGGAGGGGAACGTTTACAGTAATGTATCACAGGGGGCGTATGCGAACGGAG AGGATTTGCCACCGCCGCCCCCTCCGCTCGATTTGACGGCTAATTTGGGGGAGTACGCCCCTTGTACGATTAATACGAACTTGCCGCCCCCACCGGAGGATTTACTACCGCCGCCAAGCCCGGTCAGTTCGAGCTATAGCGAGTTGAGGAGGGCCACGCAACCGGGGGCTCAGGAGTTTAATTACAGTCTTGGATCACAG TACGCTGATTCTGATTCTTTGTATGGATATGGGGCTATGTCTCAG TCTTCATCGACCTACGAGTCCATTTACGAGCCCATTAACCCACGGCCCCCAAGTCAAATGTCCTCCAGGTCTAATTATTCCCTTTACGCCCCCTACGTGAGTGGTAATAGCAGCACCATGACGGGCCCCAGCCAATCGGCAAGTCGTATGGAAGTCAACAAGTTGCAAGAAGTTGACAGTTTGACTGACCTTCTGGTCCAAGGAATGGACAACGAACAAGACCAAGACGTCTACGGGGTTTGCGTGAAATGTGGCGAAAAAATCATAGGCGAAAATAGCGGCTGTACAGCAATGGACCAACTCTACCACACCAAATGCTTTACCTGCCACCACTGCGCTATTAACCTGCAGGGGAAGCCCTTTTACGCCCTCGACGGCAAGCCCTACTGCGAGGAGGATTATCTG AACACGCTGGAGAAGTGCTGCGTGTGCCAGAAGCCCATCCTGGACCGCATCCTGCGCGCCACCGGCAAGCCCTACCACCCCAAATGCTTCTGTTGTGTCGTTTGTGGCAAAAGCCTTGACGGTATTCCGTTCACGGTTGACGCCACAAATCGCGTCCATTGCATCGAAGACTTCCATAAGATTTTCGCCCCCCGATGCTGGGTGTGCAAACAACCGATCATGCCAGAGCCTGGTGAGGAGGAAACTGTTCGTGTGGTAGCGCTCGACCACAGTTTTCACATCCAGTGCTACAAATGCGAG GATTGTGGGTTGGTGTTGTCGTCCGAGGCGGAAGGCCGAGGGTGTTATCCACTCGACGatcatgttttatgcaaaagttGCAACGCGAAGCGCGTCCAAACTTTGACGAATCATATGACGACGGAGTTGTAA
- the LOC100142400 gene encoding transcription factor 15, which yields MDCFDPATNKRKKCDDFGTPVRQRSQANARERDRTHSVNTAFSTLRTLIPTEPKDRKLSKIETLRLASSYISHLGTQLMAGPIEQPCLRLTNKLDRVCTFCIAHKKSPGRDLDFGSDEILLNPASPNVIFGPNDLTAIYY from the exons ATGGATTGCTTTGATCCAGCgacaaacaaaagaaaaaaatgcgaCGATTTTGGGACACCTGTGCGACAGAGAAGTCAGGCCAACGCGCGGGAGAGAGATAGAACGCACAG TGTAAACACGGCCTTCTCGACACTTCGCACCTTGATTCCGACCGAACCGAAGGACCGAAAATTGAGCAAAATCGAGACTTTGAGACTGGCTTCGAGTTATATCTCGCACCTGGGGACCCAGTTAATGGCAGGGCCGATCGAGCAACCCTGTCTCAGGCTGACCAACAAACTGGATAGAGTTTGCACGTTCTGTATAGCCCATAAGAAATCGCCCGGTAGGGACCTGGATTTTGGAAGCGACGAGATTTTACTTAATCCGGCCTCGCCAAACGTAATTTTCGGACCCAACGACCTCACCGCCatctattattaa
- the Zyx gene encoding lipoma-preferred partner homolog isoform X2: protein MNDLDKQLAELALINKAELPPNPKKIGPAVPPKPKKTQPQIPQSYPLKQPLEPSYSSRLQTSQLYSNLPPQNTYANLPRPQIKTTNLTPKPYTKPDHVTYSNIQVGQSRNADGLIYSNLVHPPREGNVYSNVSQGAYANGEDLPPPPPPLDLTANLGEYAPCTINTNLPPPPEDLLPPPSPVSSSYSELRRATQPGAQEFNYSLGSQSSSTYESIYEPINPRPPSQMSSRSNYSLYAPYVSGNSSTMTGPSQSASRMEVNKLQEVDSLTDLLVQGMDNEQDQDVYGVCVKCGEKIIGENSGCTAMDQLYHTKCFTCHHCAINLQGKPFYALDGKPYCEEDYLNTLEKCCVCQKPILDRILRATGKPYHPKCFCCVVCGKSLDGIPFTVDATNRVHCIEDFHKIFAPRCWVCKQPIMPEPGEEETVRVVALDHSFHIQCYKCEDCGLVLSSEAEGRGCYPLDDHVLCKSCNAKRVQTLTNHMTTEL, encoded by the exons ATGAACGACTTGGACAAACAATTGGCCGAATTGGCCCTAATCAACAAAGCCGAACTGCCTCCGAACCCCAAGAAAATCGGGCCAGCTGTGCCTCCCAAGCCCAAAAAGACCCAACCTCAG ATACCTCAATCATACCCCCTTAAACAACCCCTCGAACCGTCTTACTCCTCCCGCCTCCAAACCTCCCAACTCTACTCGAACCTCCCGCCGCAAAACACCTACGCGAATTTGCCACGCCCCCAAATTAAAACGACCAATCTAACGCCGAAACCGTACACTAAACCCGATCACGTGACCTATAGTAACATTCAAGTGGGCCAATCGCGCAACGCTGATGGCTTGATTTACAGTAATTTGGTCCACCCACCACGGGAGGGGAACGTTTACAGTAATGTATCACAGGGGGCGTATGCGAACGGAG AGGATTTGCCACCGCCGCCCCCTCCGCTCGATTTGACGGCTAATTTGGGGGAGTACGCCCCTTGTACGATTAATACGAACTTGCCGCCCCCACCGGAGGATTTACTACCGCCGCCAAGCCCGGTCAGTTCGAGCTATAGCGAGTTGAGGAGGGCCACGCAACCGGGGGCTCAGGAGTTTAATTACAGTCTTGGATCACAG TCTTCATCGACCTACGAGTCCATTTACGAGCCCATTAACCCACGGCCCCCAAGTCAAATGTCCTCCAGGTCTAATTATTCCCTTTACGCCCCCTACGTGAGTGGTAATAGCAGCACCATGACGGGCCCCAGCCAATCGGCAAGTCGTATGGAAGTCAACAAGTTGCAAGAAGTTGACAGTTTGACTGACCTTCTGGTCCAAGGAATGGACAACGAACAAGACCAAGACGTCTACGGGGTTTGCGTGAAATGTGGCGAAAAAATCATAGGCGAAAATAGCGGCTGTACAGCAATGGACCAACTCTACCACACCAAATGCTTTACCTGCCACCACTGCGCTATTAACCTGCAGGGGAAGCCCTTTTACGCCCTCGACGGCAAGCCCTACTGCGAGGAGGATTATCTG AACACGCTGGAGAAGTGCTGCGTGTGCCAGAAGCCCATCCTGGACCGCATCCTGCGCGCCACCGGCAAGCCCTACCACCCCAAATGCTTCTGTTGTGTCGTTTGTGGCAAAAGCCTTGACGGTATTCCGTTCACGGTTGACGCCACAAATCGCGTCCATTGCATCGAAGACTTCCATAAGATTTTCGCCCCCCGATGCTGGGTGTGCAAACAACCGATCATGCCAGAGCCTGGTGAGGAGGAAACTGTTCGTGTGGTAGCGCTCGACCACAGTTTTCACATCCAGTGCTACAAATGCGAG GATTGTGGGTTGGTGTTGTCGTCCGAGGCGGAAGGCCGAGGGTGTTATCCACTCGACGatcatgttttatgcaaaagttGCAACGCGAAGCGCGTCCAAACTTTGACGAATCATATGACGACGGAGTTGTAA
- the LOC656441 gene encoding scavenger receptor protein, producing the protein MSRRDESEKMPPHKPNIEKNCGQIFSKGPTITREIFEKMQKNKTYIMGYQIQTRQFWVLSGLSVLFLLSLTGVVAMWFTDMFDNAVFANLAIIPDTQSYDMWVKPSPKPLLKVHIFNYTNVPEFESRDDEKLNVKEVGPYVYEAALERVNSKFDGSHVSYQEQRVYKFMPELSIGRKQNDRVIVPNIPLFTAASLNKHSTFLTRVGISSLLNSLNAKPFLSLPAHRFIIGYEDNLYALSKSYMKFQNQKPYEHFGLVSSNAGIRDDVVTINTGASDINKIGLIESFNGEPALNFWSTAECNDISAATDGTLFSPRLVRNKRPIQFYLKEMCRPLPLHFKEEVKILNGKIPAYRYTLPENVFDTPERTPSNQCYCDLDLGECPLQGVFNATPCTFGAPIFMSFPHFHNADPALKEGVTGLNPDSVYETYADLHPTLGFVMAGKNRIQVNVQVAKAFGISQVNMFEDGLMLPVAWIEYVLEDKTLPDDMISIIFQTTFTLRSVELGLKYGCILSTGVTLFCILMILKNKWARRERTSSVRPLQANEEICMSA; encoded by the exons ATGTCAAGACGCgacgaaagtgaaaaaatgccACCACACAAACCCAACATTGAGAAAAACTGTGGACAAATCTTCAGcaaaggaccaaccatcacaCGGGAAATCTTCGAGAAAatgcagaaaaataaaacctaCATCATGGGCTACCAGATCCAGACGCGACAATTCTGGG taCTTTCGGGACTTTCTGTGCTGTTTCTGCTCAGTTTGACGGGAGTCGTGGCCATGTGGTTCACCGATATGTTCGATAATGCTGTTTTTGCC AATTTGGCCATAATTCCCGACACCCAAAGCTACGACATGTGGGTCAAACCGTCACCAAAACCCCTTCTTAAAgtccatatttttaattatactaATGTTCCGGAATTCGAGAGTCGCGATGACGAGAAACTAAACGTCAAAGAAGTGGGACCCTATGTTTACGA GGCGGCGCTGGAACGTGTCAATTCGAAATTTGACGGAAGTCATGTCTCATATCAGGAACAACGCGTTTACAAGTTTATGCCAGAACTTTCAATCGGGCGCAAGCAAAACGACAGGGTTATAGTACCCAACATTCCCCTATTT ACTGCAGCCTCGCTCAACAAACACTCAACGTTCCTGACACGTGTTGGTATTTCAAGCTTGTTGAACAGTCTCAACGCTAAGCCCTTCCTCAGTCTCCCCGCCCACCGTTTTATCATTGGCTACGAGGACAATCTCTACGCCCTCTCGAAAAGCTACATGAAGTTCCAGAACCAGAAACCGTACGAACACTTCGGATTGGTCTCTTCG AATGCCGGGATTCGTGACGACGTCGTAACAATCAACACGGGCGCGTCCGACATCAACAAAATCGGCCTGATTGAGAGTTTCAACGGCGAGCCCGCCCTTAATTTCTGGTCAACGGCCGAATGTAACGACATTAGCGCCGCCACGGACGGAACCCTCTTCTCGCCCCGCCTAGTGCGCAACAAACGACCAATCCAGTTCTACCTCAAGGAGATGTGCCGCCCCTTGCCCCTGCACTTCAAGGAGGAAGTGAAAATACTGAATGGGAAAATCCCAGCGTATCGTTACACCCTCCCTGAGAACGTGTTCGACACACCTGAACGCACCCCGTCCAATCAGTGCTACTGCGACTTGGATTTGGGGGAGTGTCCACTTCAGGGCGTGTTCAACGCCACGCCTTGTACGTTCGGCGCGCCAATTTTCATGTCGTTTCCGCACTTTCACAACGCTGACCCCGCCCTCAAAGAGGGCGTGACGGGACTTAACCCCGACTCCGTCTACGAGACTTACGCCGATTTGCACCCGACTTTGGGCTTTGTTATGGCGGGGAAAAACCGGATTCAGGTCAATGTGCAAGTGGCCAAGGCTTTTGGGATCAGTCAGGTTAATATGTTCGAGGATGGGCTTATGTTACCGGTGGCTTGGATCGAATATGTCCTTGAAGATAAGACACTTCCGGACGATATGATCAGTATCATCTTCCAGACTACTTTTACACTGCGAAGCGTCGAGTTGGGGCTGAAATACGGGTGCATTCTCTCGACTGGAGTCACCCTGTTTTGCATTCTgatgattttgaaaaacaagtgGGCGAGGAGGGAGAGGACGAGTAGCGTGAGGCCTTTGCAAGCGAACGAGGAGATTTGCATGAGTGcgtga